In Bacteroidota bacterium, the following are encoded in one genomic region:
- the metF gene encoding methylenetetrahydrofolate reductase [NAD(P)H], whose protein sequence is MKITDHIKNANGETLFSFEILPPLKGKGIESIYQGIDPLMEFNPKFIDVTYHREEFIEKKLPDGSYRKITTKKRPGTVAICAAIMNKYHVDAVPHLICGGFSREETENALIDLAFLGIDNVLALRGDNAKGESSFKPEPNGNANALELLQQIQQLNKGVYLDDELADAFPTNFCAGVAGYPEKHHDAPNLKSDMAFLKKKIEAGAEFIVTQMFYNNSRYFEFVDKCREAGINVPIIPGLKPLTTKKQLYVLPNLFHMDLPEELTEAVEACKDDKQVAQIGIEWAVQQSKELKAKGAPVLHFYTMGRSAATYAIAKEVF, encoded by the coding sequence ATGAAAATTACCGACCACATTAAGAATGCCAACGGCGAAACATTGTTTTCGTTTGAGATTTTACCCCCGCTAAAAGGAAAAGGCATTGAAAGTATATATCAAGGTATTGACCCGCTAATGGAGTTCAATCCCAAGTTTATTGATGTAACCTACCACCGAGAAGAGTTTATAGAAAAGAAACTTCCGGATGGCAGCTACCGTAAAATAACTACTAAAAAACGTCCCGGCACGGTAGCTATTTGCGCGGCTATCATGAACAAATACCACGTGGATGCTGTACCCCATTTGATTTGTGGCGGGTTTAGCCGTGAGGAAACTGAAAACGCATTGATTGACCTTGCCTTTTTGGGCATTGATAATGTATTGGCACTACGCGGCGACAATGCCAAAGGCGAAAGTTCTTTTAAGCCTGAGCCTAACGGAAATGCCAACGCACTTGAACTATTGCAACAAATACAACAGTTGAATAAGGGTGTTTATCTGGACGATGAATTAGCAGATGCATTCCCTACTAACTTTTGTGCGGGTGTGGCAGGATACCCTGAAAAGCACCACGATGCACCCAATCTAAAAAGCGATATGGCTTTTTTGAAGAAGAAAATTGAGGCAGGTGCGGAGTTTATCGTTACCCAAATGTTTTACAACAACAGCAGGTATTTTGAGTTTGTAGACAAATGCCGCGAAGCAGGCATCAATGTGCCCATTATACCCGGCTTGAAGCCACTAACTACCAAAAAGCAATTGTATGTGCTGCCAAACTTGTTCCACATGGATTTGCCTGAAGAACTGACTGAAGCTGTAGAGGCTTGCAAAGACGATAAACAAGTAGCACAAATTGGTATTGAGTGGGCGGTGCAGCAATCAAAAGAATTGAAGGCTAAAGGTGCTCCCGTACTGCATTTTTACACCATGGGGCGTAGCGCAGCCACTTATGCTATTGCCAAAGAAGTATTTTAA
- a CDS encoding YcxB family protein, with amino-acid sequence MVKFDVEITAEEYIKLNYRIVYGNPVVLIALSACAVIVATNLTNGGWDALTKGPADIIALFALGYLLLFLPVTLFYRVRGLYYRMAALNEKQTFTTDDTGVNIKGQTFEVKNEWSAYKTVELKKDWMVLWKAKNFGNFVPLRSFKSPDDLEQFIAMAQEKGIKVRGKLPSK; translated from the coding sequence ATGGTGAAGTTTGATGTTGAAATAACGGCCGAAGAATATATAAAATTGAATTACAGGATTGTGTATGGCAATCCTGTGGTGCTGATTGCACTTTCAGCTTGTGCGGTAATAGTGGCTACAAACTTAACCAACGGTGGTTGGGATGCGCTGACAAAAGGCCCTGCGGATATTATTGCATTATTTGCGCTGGGTTATTTATTGTTGTTTTTACCCGTTACCTTGTTTTACAGGGTGAGGGGGCTTTATTACCGTATGGCCGCCCTTAATGAAAAGCAAACGTTTACTACCGATGATACAGGGGTGAATATTAAAGGCCAGACTTTTGAAGTGAAGAACGAGTGGAGTGCATACAAAACAGTGGAACTTAAAAAGGACTGGATGGTACTGTGGAAGGCAAAGAATTTTGGAAATTTTGTACCGCTGCGTTCGTTTAAAAGCCCCGATGATTTAGAGCAGTTTATAGCAATGGCGCAAGAAAAAGGGATAAAAGTGAGGGGTAAGCTACCTTCAAAATAA
- a CDS encoding twin-arginine translocase TatA/TatE family subunit, whose translation MTLSILLFGMPGGSEWILILVIALLLFGGKKIPELMRGLGSGIREFNDAKNKVKDEIQEGIKNPPPAEKEAKTESK comes from the coding sequence ATGACTTTAAGTATTCTTTTATTTGGTATGCCCGGAGGTTCTGAATGGATCCTTATCTTGGTAATTGCCCTTTTACTGTTCGGCGGTAAAAAAATTCCTGAATTGATGCGTGGACTTGGCAGCGGTATCCGTGAGTTTAACGATGCCAAAAACAAAGTGAAGGATGAGATACAAGAAGGTATCAAAAATCCTCCTCCTGCTGAAAAGGAAGCAAAAACCGAAAGCAAGTAA
- the gatA gene encoding Asp-tRNA(Asn)/Glu-tRNA(Gln) amidotransferase subunit GatA has product MKKFQSLAQVRAEISAGNLTCVDLVRYYLQRTEEKKHLNALLEVYADEALQHAAQVDEKLKSGTAGKLAGMVLVLKDNICFKGHKVSASSKILEGFTSLYSSTVTERLLAEDCIILGRANCDEFAMGASNENSAYGPVLNDLDNTRVSGGSSGGSAVAVQADLCLAALGSDTGGSVRQPAAFTGLYGYKPTYGMVSRWGLLAYASSLDQISPITSSVSDMQAIMDVIAGPDEFDATLTQQPAPAFMLPADTGKKRIAYISQTLSSDGVSADIKNGTLALIEKLKQEGHTVEAVDFPLIDQMVPCYYVLTTAEASSNLSRYQGLQYGYRSPNATDLESTFKKSRSEGFGKEVQRRIMLGTFVLSAGYYDAYYTKAQKVRRIVQQKTNEILSKYDFILSPTTPTPAFKIGDKAADPVAMYLADIFTVQAPLAGIPAISVPAGTDASGMPWGIQLMSAKNSDAQLLAFAAAIN; this is encoded by the coding sequence TTGAAGAAATTTCAATCGTTGGCACAGGTACGTGCTGAAATCAGCGCAGGAAATCTTACCTGTGTTGATTTGGTGCGTTATTATTTGCAACGCACCGAAGAAAAAAAACACCTGAATGCTTTGTTGGAAGTATATGCCGACGAAGCACTGCAACACGCTGCCCAAGTGGACGAAAAGCTGAAAAGCGGAACCGCTGGTAAGCTGGCAGGCATGGTGTTGGTGCTGAAAGACAACATTTGTTTTAAAGGTCACAAAGTGAGTGCATCCAGTAAAATACTGGAGGGTTTTACTTCGCTATACTCTTCAACCGTTACTGAACGGTTGCTGGCCGAAGACTGTATCATATTAGGACGTGCTAATTGCGATGAGTTTGCGATGGGTGCCAGCAATGAGAACAGTGCCTACGGACCAGTATTAAACGACTTAGACAATACCCGCGTGTCAGGCGGTTCATCGGGAGGCTCGGCCGTTGCCGTTCAAGCCGATTTGTGCTTGGCAGCTTTGGGTAGTGACACGGGTGGTTCGGTGCGACAACCTGCGGCCTTTACAGGCTTATACGGATACAAACCAACCTACGGGATGGTGTCGCGTTGGGGTTTATTGGCCTACGCGTCATCGTTAGACCAAATTAGCCCCATTACATCAAGCGTTAGTGATATGCAAGCAATTATGGATGTAATTGCAGGCCCTGATGAGTTTGATGCCACACTAACCCAACAACCTGCGCCTGCCTTTATGCTTCCTGCCGATACAGGCAAGAAACGTATTGCCTATATCAGCCAAACCCTTTCTTCTGATGGGGTGAGCGCAGATATTAAGAACGGCACGCTGGCACTTATTGAAAAATTGAAACAAGAAGGCCATACGGTTGAAGCGGTTGATTTTCCGCTGATAGACCAAATGGTGCCTTGCTATTATGTGCTTACCACTGCTGAAGCCAGTAGCAATCTTTCGCGCTACCAAGGCTTGCAATATGGTTACCGCAGCCCTAATGCCACCGATTTGGAGAGTACTTTCAAAAAATCGCGTAGTGAAGGGTTTGGTAAAGAAGTACAACGCCGTATCATGCTGGGCACTTTTGTACTTTCGGCAGGATACTATGATGCATACTATACCAAAGCCCAAAAGGTGCGCCGTATAGTACAGCAAAAGACCAATGAAATTTTAAGCAAGTACGATTTTATACTATCGCCTACTACCCCTACTCCGGCGTTTAAAATCGGCGATAAGGCTGCCGACCCTGTAGCCATGTACCTTGCTGATATTTTTACCGTACAAGCTCCTTTGGCGGGTATCCCTGCCATCTCTGTTCCCGCAGGAACAGATGCAAGCGGAATGCCTTGGGGCATTCAACTGATGTCGGCCAAAAACAGCGATGCACAATTGCTGGCTTTTGCTGCTGCAATAAATTAA
- a CDS encoding LysM peptidoglycan-binding domain-containing protein — MRFFKYTAYLVLWCLVPAAATAQTDYANRLATIPDVNIKYNAVVDGYINELLRTPNSAAQALGRYIYFKPVIDSMLTQYGVPSSVGLMVLGNSMADCTYSDAEGYAGPWAMSYNVGRLWDLKMNTYVDERRDLAKSSFAAAKCMKELRFLYNSPDLALAAFATNTTTINKYIRLTGNKFNYWDMYDSLPKAAQKIVPAYLAAVYLYHFHAEHGISPIAYNPPAYDTVSVNKWQSFDEMATVLNASSKELKELNPEFKQGIVPTSRIPYVIKLPSKSKQHFNKLDALDFKPYNTNPYIEKVPELENRNLPIRKGSDTAQSDVAATPKKANTPTSTVKNTEDGGKEKSDTTTHIVAKGEGLGTIAQKHGVKVDDIKKWNNLKGYNIYPNQKLVIYNSKAK, encoded by the coding sequence ATGCGTTTTTTTAAATATACTGCCTACCTTGTTTTGTGGTGCTTAGTACCTGCTGCTGCAACCGCTCAAACCGACTATGCCAACAGGCTTGCCACCATTCCCGATGTTAATATAAAATACAATGCCGTTGTTGACGGCTATATTAATGAGTTGCTTCGCACGCCTAACAGTGCTGCACAGGCATTGGGCAGGTATATTTATTTCAAACCTGTTATCGATTCAATGCTTACGCAATACGGAGTTCCTTCGAGTGTAGGGTTGATGGTATTGGGTAATAGCATGGCCGATTGCACCTACAGCGATGCTGAAGGCTATGCCGGTCCTTGGGCTATGTCTTACAACGTTGGTCGTTTGTGGGATTTAAAAATGAACACTTATGTGGATGAACGCAGGGATTTGGCTAAATCATCGTTTGCAGCCGCCAAGTGTATGAAGGAACTAAGGTTTTTGTACAACTCGCCCGACCTTGCCCTTGCTGCATTTGCCACCAATACTACCACTATTAACAAGTATATCCGTCTTACAGGAAACAAGTTTAACTACTGGGATATGTACGACAGTCTTCCCAAGGCTGCTCAAAAAATTGTCCCAGCATACTTAGCGGCGGTTTACCTGTACCATTTTCATGCTGAACACGGCATATCGCCCATTGCATACAACCCTCCCGCATACGATACGGTGTCTGTCAACAAATGGCAATCGTTTGATGAAATGGCAACAGTGCTTAATGCGTCAAGCAAAGAGCTGAAAGAATTGAATCCTGAATTTAAGCAAGGAATTGTACCAACTTCACGCATCCCTTACGTAATTAAACTGCCTTCAAAAAGTAAGCAGCACTTTAATAAATTGGATGCACTTGATTTTAAGCCTTACAACACCAATCCTTATATTGAGAAAGTACCCGAACTGGAGAATAGGAATTTGCCCATTCGCAAAGGTTCTGATACTGCCCAAAGTGATGTTGCTGCTACTCCGAAGAAGGCAAATACACCCACCTCAACAGTTAAAAATACTGAAGACGGGGGTAAAGAAAAAAGCGATACTACTACGCATATTGTAGCCAAAGGTGAGGGACTTGGAACCATTGCCCAAAAGCACGGTGTGAAGGTAGACGATATTAAAAAATGGAATAACCTTAAGGGGTATAATATCTATCCCAACCAAAAGTTGGTTATATACAACAGCAAGGCTAAGTAA
- a CDS encoding UDP-2,3-diacylglucosamine diphosphatase: MLTALPDNKKVYFASDFHLGVPDYDKSLVRERRLVAWLESIKHDAAEIYLVGDLFDFWFEYKTVIPKYYTRLLGKLAELRDMGIPITFFTGNHDMWMFGYFEKELGIPVIRQPIERVINGKKFYIAHGDGLGPGDHGYKFIKKVFASKLCQWAFRWLHPDIGIGIANYFSHSSRKANGEKDYVFLGEDNEWLVIYSRDILKTAHHDYFIYGHRHLPMDIELQPGSRYINLGDWIKHFTYAVFDGEKMELKEFAG, translated from the coding sequence ATTTTGACAGCACTACCCGATAATAAGAAAGTTTATTTTGCATCCGATTTTCACCTCGGAGTACCCGATTATGATAAAAGTTTGGTGCGCGAACGCCGCTTAGTTGCCTGGCTGGAAAGCATTAAACACGATGCTGCCGAAATTTACCTGGTGGGTGATTTGTTTGATTTTTGGTTTGAGTATAAGACGGTAATCCCTAAGTATTATACCCGTTTGCTGGGCAAACTGGCTGAGTTGCGCGATATGGGCATACCCATTACTTTTTTTACGGGCAACCACGATATGTGGATGTTCGGTTATTTTGAAAAGGAGCTGGGCATACCGGTAATACGCCAGCCCATTGAGCGGGTGATAAACGGTAAGAAATTTTACATAGCCCACGGTGATGGTCTTGGCCCCGGCGACCACGGGTATAAATTCATAAAAAAGGTATTTGCCAGTAAATTGTGTCAATGGGCATTCCGTTGGTTGCACCCCGATATAGGTATTGGTATCGCCAATTACTTTAGCCACAGCAGTCGCAAAGCCAACGGCGAAAAAGATTATGTGTTTTTGGGCGAAGACAATGAATGGCTGGTGATTTACAGCCGCGATATTCTAAAAACAGCTCATCACGATTATTTTATATACGGACACCGACACCTGCCGATGGATATTGAATTGCAGCCCGGCAGCAGGTACATAAACCTTGGCGATTGGATTAAACACTTTACCTACGCCGTTTTTGACGGTGAGAAGATGGAGCTTAAAGAGTTTGCAGGGTAA
- a CDS encoding RNA polymerase sigma factor, translating into MHITTDLLTKCMDNDRKAQLELYKVCYSFIMRICYRYYTSVDDAKVAHNESFLKIVMNLSKYKGDAPIEVWIRRITINTIIDNYRKDKKLRETIEFADVNDPSFKEEPPEENEAEMKLQTEDLYRLIQLLPPMCRKVFNLYVVDGYNHKEIGELLGISEGTSKSQLFDARKKLQAMIKEYYKPKAARNEQAE; encoded by the coding sequence ATGCACATAACCACAGACCTATTAACCAAGTGCATGGATAACGACCGGAAAGCCCAATTAGAGCTTTACAAGGTTTGTTATTCCTTTATTATGCGCATTTGTTACAGGTACTATACATCGGTGGATGATGCCAAAGTGGCTCACAATGAGAGTTTTTTAAAGATAGTAATGAACCTTAGCAAATACAAAGGAGATGCTCCTATAGAGGTTTGGATAAGAAGAATTACCATCAACACGATTATTGATAATTACAGGAAAGATAAAAAACTGAGAGAAACCATTGAGTTTGCAGATGTGAACGACCCTTCTTTTAAAGAAGAACCGCCAGAGGAGAATGAAGCTGAGATGAAATTGCAAACTGAGGATTTGTACAGATTGATACAATTACTACCCCCCATGTGCCGCAAAGTATTTAACTTGTACGTGGTAGATGGGTATAACCACAAAGAGATTGGCGAATTGCTGGGAATTTCGGAGGGTACTTCGAAATCGCAGTTGTTTGATGCACGTAAAAAACTGCAAGCCATGATAAAAGAGTATTACAAGCCAAAAGCTGCAAGAAATGAACAGGCTGAGTAA
- a CDS encoding outer membrane beta-barrel protein, translated as MNRLSKNEEEIRKQLNEQEFAFDEAQWADAEALLDREMPVERKKKRRFVWFWLLPLFALLGIGGWLGYTHSNELLQLVNGKTAVDSSNTEVPVLSENETSTDYYITEGAGDTSYSHKEEGSADEPQEYEVQGGPPALMAAQLSKQNSGQKQTSAHKNEGEKSGDKNATHNTKGTNNGASKGVDNDGEKRDSKQLLAQDNSRDKRSDNKEKGNNGGGAETSSTLNPEDGKQNKQEVPAVVPTKDKDEGVNEGPQQPAPTAKASSPDKADSTQQKVAAVDTTSTKKNKKEKGPVLLKNSISPMIMAGYYRIINPTGNDFNIMPYYGLFYNRYLTSKLQLGLGLGYTTTTTEGLNKVYTSETYSFGVQRDQTTIGTQKLYYIDIPVVARYSPIPVFSLVGGFSAGYLINTQNTIAQESYGSLSGFSSKVPTQATAYRQGIADWNWQWQLGVEGNFFKNRLHVGFLTTNGFSDITVNGYYNNSVFDRTRRIQLYIRYDVIRF; from the coding sequence ATGAACAGGCTGAGTAAGAACGAAGAAGAAATACGCAAACAACTGAACGAGCAGGAGTTTGCTTTTGACGAGGCTCAATGGGCCGACGCAGAAGCATTACTTGATCGTGAAATGCCCGTGGAACGTAAAAAGAAAAGACGTTTTGTGTGGTTTTGGTTGTTGCCGTTGTTTGCTTTGTTGGGCATTGGCGGCTGGCTGGGCTATACCCACAGCAACGAGTTGTTGCAGCTTGTTAATGGCAAGACTGCTGTTGATTCTTCAAACACCGAAGTTCCGGTATTGAGTGAGAATGAAACATCAACTGATTACTACATTACAGAAGGGGCAGGCGATACCAGCTATTCACACAAAGAAGAAGGCAGTGCTGATGAGCCTCAGGAGTATGAAGTACAAGGAGGGCCACCTGCTTTGATGGCTGCCCAACTATCCAAACAAAACAGCGGACAAAAACAAACCTCTGCTCACAAAAATGAAGGTGAAAAGAGCGGAGATAAGAACGCAACTCACAATACCAAGGGAACAAATAACGGGGCAAGTAAAGGAGTCGACAATGATGGTGAGAAAAGGGACTCTAAACAGTTATTAGCCCAAGACAATAGTAGGGATAAAAGAAGTGATAATAAGGAAAAAGGTAATAATGGCGGTGGTGCTGAAACCTCTTCAACACTAAACCCTGAGGACGGAAAACAAAATAAGCAGGAGGTGCCGGCTGTAGTGCCAACAAAAGATAAGGATGAGGGCGTTAATGAAGGGCCGCAACAACCTGCTCCTACAGCCAAAGCAAGTTCTCCCGACAAAGCAGACAGTACCCAACAAAAAGTGGCTGCTGTTGATACGACTTCAACCAAAAAGAATAAAAAAGAAAAAGGACCTGTATTACTTAAAAACTCTATTAGCCCCATGATAATGGCAGGGTATTACAGGATTATAAATCCCACAGGTAATGATTTTAATATTATGCCTTACTACGGGTTGTTTTATAACCGCTACCTAACTTCAAAATTGCAGTTGGGACTTGGACTGGGCTATACAACTACAACTACTGAGGGATTGAACAAGGTATATACCAGCGAAACATATTCGTTTGGTGTGCAACGCGACCAAACAACAATTGGTACCCAAAAATTGTATTATATCGATATTCCGGTGGTAGCCCGTTACTCACCCATACCTGTATTTAGCTTGGTAGGTGGTTTTAGTGCCGGTTATTTGATTAATACACAAAATACGATAGCCCAAGAAAGCTATGGCAGTTTATCAGGGTTTAGTAGCAAAGTGCCAACCCAAGCTACTGCATACCGGCAAGGGATAGCCGATTGGAATTGGCAGTGGCAATTGGGTGTTGAAGGAAACTTCTTTAAGAACAGACTACATGTTGGATTTTTAACCACTAACGGGTTTTCTGATATTACCGTAAACGGGTACTATAACAACTCCGTTTTTGATAGAACACGACGCATACAGTTATACATACGCTATGATGTTATCAGGTTTTAA
- a CDS encoding PKD domain-containing protein codes for MMLSGFKRYRAIAAVLLACLLTLANCKRSEEPFNDKKEEPVFSIKGTASGQPVQMVAGVDSYYLYTSYTFDSSVDAFSFSGNLKRTGCSTCNQSIKITIYDSLTNSGSDPVNIQLALRAKNYNYHGPQQVVSKTYKYNFKPEIEGYVNPSYKWIFGPGDSSSVSTPSHTFTDTLGKNICLRVTDQFNSCADIACNNVTPARVISDTAVPDFTASVVFDTAYFTAKNAGSNVTYSWDFGDTRTGTGLQQQNAYSGPGVYNVCLTVTSTTGAFQPRVICKKVAFQDTGKKCMASYSYGGLVIDSVVSPVSKLSKVIISYIDEAGEEYVSDFQNQPPTSFFTVLAAQPYTVNERGEKTYRLTLNFRCRVFSTSTTKFQDLDIINGEIAVAYP; via the coding sequence ATGATGTTATCAGGTTTTAAAAGATACCGCGCTATAGCCGCAGTGCTATTGGCCTGCCTGCTTACACTTGCTAACTGCAAGCGTAGCGAGGAGCCTTTTAACGATAAAAAGGAAGAACCGGTGTTTTCTATAAAAGGCACTGCTAGCGGACAACCTGTGCAAATGGTAGCAGGGGTAGACAGTTATTACTTGTATACCTCATACACATTTGATAGCTCTGTTGATGCATTTTCGTTTAGCGGAAACCTTAAAAGGACAGGTTGCTCAACCTGTAATCAATCGATTAAAATAACCATTTATGACAGTTTGACTAACAGTGGCAGCGACCCTGTAAATATTCAGCTTGCGTTAAGAGCTAAAAACTATAATTATCACGGCCCGCAGCAGGTTGTTTCTAAAACCTATAAGTACAACTTTAAGCCTGAAATAGAAGGGTATGTTAATCCCAGCTATAAATGGATTTTTGGTCCGGGTGATTCATCAAGTGTTTCAACACCCAGCCATACGTTCACGGATACCTTAGGTAAAAATATATGCCTTAGGGTTACAGATCAATTTAACAGCTGCGCAGATATTGCTTGTAATAATGTGACACCCGCAAGGGTTATTTCTGACACCGCCGTTCCAGACTTTACAGCTTCGGTAGTTTTTGATACGGCCTATTTTACTGCCAAAAACGCGGGGTCCAATGTGACATATTCATGGGATTTTGGTGATACACGCACGGGAACAGGGCTGCAACAGCAAAACGCGTATTCAGGTCCGGGAGTATATAATGTATGCCTTACAGTTACCAGTACAACGGGCGCTTTTCAGCCAAGGGTAATATGCAAAAAGGTAGCTTTTCAGGATACCGGTAAAAAGTGTATGGCCAGTTACTCATACGGAGGCTTAGTAATAGATAGCGTAGTTAGCCCTGTTAGTAAACTTTCTAAGGTTATCATTAGTTACATTGATGAAGCTGGGGAGGAATACGTGAGCGATTTTCAAAATCAACCGCCCACCTCTTTCTTTACCGTTTTAGCTGCCCAGCCATACACAGTGAACGAAAGAGGCGAAAAAACATACCGTCTGACGCTTAATTTCAGGTGCAGGGTGTTTAGTACTTCTACTACTAAATTTCAGGATTTAGATATTATCAACGGCGAAATAGCCGTAGCCTATCCGTAA
- a CDS encoding outer membrane beta-barrel protein: MSIHKKLTTAIFSLLLLLVGVSGYSQVKIGFTNGLANTSVSAEGYGVVPPEARSKFSGASSSRTTIFALIRLSDFFSLRPEVALYNTGFAEQTDTSRIEAMTFPGWTDDVSVSSKHRFYNLQVPILINFSFHLADLGKRTEDPAQQKTLSMDIFAGPTFSYTVKARSQVSKQLTRSSSNDPSSEFNFTTREQTKVDLKSDKVNYYDWGITGGIGIKGRVNKYLWLCVEARHSVLFSNNLNKGHWDRTTPDPEKIGQFKHESPVIKLKHSPIISVGLIVGVNLKKLKLSPEH; this comes from the coding sequence ATGTCAATACACAAAAAGCTTACCACAGCAATATTTTCACTATTGCTTCTATTAGTAGGAGTTAGCGGATACTCACAAGTTAAAATAGGGTTTACAAATGGGCTTGCTAATACAAGCGTAAGCGCAGAGGGTTATGGGGTTGTTCCCCCTGAGGCTCGATCTAAATTTTCGGGTGCCTCTAGTTCTCGTACAACAATATTTGCACTTATACGGCTATCGGATTTTTTTAGTTTAAGACCTGAGGTAGCTCTTTATAATACCGGTTTTGCTGAGCAAACCGATACATCACGAATAGAAGCAATGACTTTTCCGGGATGGACAGATGATGTTTCAGTCTCATCTAAACATCGATTTTACAATTTGCAAGTGCCAATACTTATTAACTTTTCATTTCATTTGGCTGACTTAGGAAAGAGAACAGAGGATCCCGCTCAACAAAAAACGCTGTCGATGGATATTTTTGCAGGCCCTACATTTTCCTATACTGTAAAAGCGCGTTCGCAAGTTTCTAAACAACTTACCCGCAGCTCTAGCAACGACCCTTCATCTGAATTTAATTTTACTACCAGAGAGCAAACTAAAGTAGACTTGAAAAGTGATAAAGTAAATTATTATGATTGGGGTATTACAGGAGGCATTGGTATTAAAGGAAGGGTTAACAAATACTTGTGGCTTTGTGTAGAGGCAAGGCACTCTGTACTTTTTAGCAATAACCTTAATAAAGGGCATTGGGACAGGACAACACCAGACCCGGAAAAAATTGGACAGTTCAAGCACGAAAGCCCTGTTATCAAGCTAAAACATTCGCCAATTATTTCAGTTGGGCTAATTGTGGGTGTTAATTTAAAGAAACTTAAACTTTCGCCTGAACATTAA
- a CDS encoding PorT family protein has protein sequence MKRNFTAKGLFLLAALTLTAIVNTASAQVEWGIIGGLNNSNMSGKKYTNILSPDRPKFSGISRFRVGIFMDYPLNNYFSFSPEVAYAVKGAVQKLDTFRSYTDVPPGWDDDVKSVSNLDLNYIEIPLLFRVSMPIGHPTALYPYENSVKPFYLDFMAGPHISYLLSAKNEFSYTQTRTSTNDPSEDYNFSKKFSGSNSPAKIKKIDYGFVAGAALKWRFNRKSYLCLDLRYTMSFANINGGFWDRNVAKVSDPTQRITEKPKVSNAGSFSVSLGLITNFSKRRYFNLFKPDKNRPDGR, from the coding sequence ATGAAAAGAAATTTTACGGCAAAAGGCCTGTTTCTTTTAGCAGCATTAACCCTTACAGCGATTGTAAACACTGCCAGTGCACAGGTTGAGTGGGGGATTATAGGCGGTCTGAACAACTCTAATATGTCAGGTAAAAAATACACCAACATACTTAGCCCTGATCGTCCTAAATTTAGCGGTATCAGCCGTTTTAGGGTAGGTATTTTTATGGATTATCCATTGAATAACTACTTTAGCTTTAGCCCTGAGGTAGCCTACGCGGTTAAAGGTGCTGTGCAAAAGCTGGATACTTTCCGTTCATACACCGATGTTCCTCCGGGTTGGGATGATGACGTGAAAAGTGTTTCAAACCTTGATTTGAACTATATCGAAATACCATTGTTGTTCAGGGTTTCTATGCCTATCGGCCACCCAACAGCACTATACCCCTATGAAAACTCGGTAAAACCTTTTTACCTTGACTTTATGGCGGGTCCACACATATCGTATTTGTTGAGTGCAAAGAATGAGTTTAGCTATACTCAAACCCGTACATCAACCAACGACCCCAGCGAAGATTATAACTTCTCTAAAAAATTTAGTGGTAGCAACTCTCCTGCTAAAATTAAGAAGATTGATTATGGTTTTGTAGCGGGTGCTGCCCTTAAATGGAGGTTCAACCGCAAATCATACCTATGTCTTGACTTACGTTACACCATGTCGTTTGCCAATATTAACGGTGGATTTTGGGATCGTAACGTAGCTAAAGTTAGCGACCCAACACAACGTATCACTGAAAAGCCTAAAGTAAGCAACGCAGGCTCGTTTTCAGTATCGTTAGGTTTAATAACAAACTTTAGCAAACGCAGGTATTTCAACCTGTTTAAACCTGATAAAAACCGCCCCGACGGCAGGTAA